One region of Candidatus Cloacimonadota bacterium genomic DNA includes:
- a CDS encoding YebC/PmpR family DNA-binding transcriptional regulator, giving the protein MSGHNKWSSIKHKKAKEDAKRGKIFTKIIREIIIAARDGGGDPELNPALRNAVLKANSENMPKDNIERAIKKGTGELEGVNYETVMYEGYAPGGVAMIIQAVTDNKQRTVAEIRHILTKHNGSLAEKGSVSWNFTQAGTILIPKNDQDEDELMMIALDAGADDFSEEDEFFIVTTNAKELFNVVRGLEEQSITIEKADLEYVPLNTVPANDSAAQVIKIIEALEELDDVQNVYANFQIDDEILEQVAGE; this is encoded by the coding sequence ATGTCCGGACATAATAAATGGAGTTCGATAAAACATAAAAAGGCAAAGGAAGATGCCAAACGCGGAAAAATTTTCACGAAGATCATACGTGAGATCATCATTGCCGCACGAGACGGTGGGGGAGATCCCGAATTGAATCCAGCTCTTAGAAATGCTGTTCTCAAGGCAAATTCCGAAAATATGCCGAAAGACAATATCGAGCGCGCAATTAAAAAGGGAACCGGCGAGCTTGAAGGCGTCAATTACGAAACTGTTATGTATGAGGGATATGCGCCGGGTGGCGTTGCAATGATCATACAAGCAGTGACGGATAACAAACAGCGAACCGTTGCCGAGATCAGGCATATACTCACCAAACATAATGGAAGTCTGGCAGAAAAAGGCTCTGTGTCGTGGAATTTTACGCAAGCTGGAACCATTCTTATTCCCAAAAATGATCAAGATGAAGATGAGCTCATGATGATCGCACTCGATGCAGGTGCTGATGATTTTTCCGAAGAAGATGAATTCTTTATTGTAACAACGAATGCAAAAGAACTCTTTAACGTTGTTCGCGGATTGGAAGAACAGAGCATTACAATCGAGAAAGCCGATCTTGAATATGTACCCCTGAATACTGTTCCAGCAAACGACAGCGCAGCACAGGTCATAAAGATAATTGAAGCACTCGAAGAACTCGACGATGTGCAAAACGTGTATGCAAACTTCCAGATCGATGACGAGATATTAGAACAAGTTGCAGGTGAGTAA
- a CDS encoding zinc metallopeptidase has product MFYDPTFLLLIPVLILAFYAQSKVKGNYVKYSKIKNASGITGAEVARNILLSNGINNVKIQEIDGTLTDNYNSKKKELNLSHDVYHGDSISAISIAAHEAGHAIQHAENYAPLGIRTGIFPVARFGSMLAFPMFIIGLLMRTPLLMDIGIILFAGALVFHVVTLPVEFNASKRALVHLQKNYVANSAEMTGAKKVLNAAALTYVASTLMALMQFLRLLVLRGSRD; this is encoded by the coding sequence ATGTTTTATGATCCAACCTTTTTACTGCTGATACCTGTTTTAATTCTTGCGTTCTATGCACAAAGCAAGGTCAAGGGGAATTATGTAAAATATAGTAAAATAAAAAATGCATCAGGAATAACCGGAGCAGAAGTTGCTCGAAATATTCTGCTATCGAACGGTATCAATAATGTGAAAATTCAAGAAATCGATGGCACTTTGACAGACAATTACAACTCAAAAAAGAAGGAATTGAATCTCTCGCATGATGTATATCATGGAGATTCGATCTCTGCGATCAGTATTGCAGCTCATGAAGCAGGTCATGCTATCCAACATGCAGAAAATTATGCACCACTCGGTATCAGGACAGGCATTTTTCCTGTCGCTCGTTTTGGTTCTATGCTTGCCTTCCCGATGTTTATAATTGGACTTCTCATGCGTACGCCATTGCTGATGGATATTGGCATTATATTGTTTGCAGGTGCTCTCGTTTTTCACGTAGTAACACTTCCTGTAGAATTCAATGCATCCAAACGTGCACTTGTTCATCTCCAGAAAAATTATGTGGCAAATTCTGCTGAAATGACCGGTGCAAAAAAGGTTCTCAATGCAGCAGCACTCACCTATGTAGCATCCACACTGATGGCGCTCATGCAGTTTCTGAGACTGCTTGTTCTTCGTGGTTCGCGTGATTAA
- a CDS encoding MFS transporter, translated as MIKSYISNIKLFSRNAKLFLVGNFCLSIGINIFWLLYNLYLKELGFQEGFIGNVLSLRSVGSVLIALPAAALINRVHIRYVVIGGALFSAVGFFLQSIITTKSGLILAGFYTGMTTTFYMVASAPFFMRNSTERERVYLFSINSALGMGAGIFGSILGGVVKTVFYSFTHSEVISYRFALISAVIIALLGVIPYLRLREKPIPKREHTGWKYFRRMMKDTNWNVIFKLALPGFIVGMGAGLTIPFINLYFRDVFHLKANMIGIIFAMGQGAVLLGMLTSPVIASRIGKVRAILITQLISIPFMLILGYVRFIPIVILAFLIRGAMMNMSIPISSTFSMEKVTDKEHAITNSILMLSWTSSWAISALIGGHIIEKFGFTLCFALTSGLYLLSTVFYYLFFRKDMTGKVRII; from the coding sequence ATGATAAAAAGTTATATAAGCAATATCAAGCTATTCTCGCGTAATGCAAAGCTTTTTTTGGTCGGGAATTTTTGCCTGAGTATCGGGATAAACATTTTCTGGCTTTTATACAATCTTTATTTGAAGGAATTGGGTTTCCAGGAAGGATTTATCGGGAATGTACTCTCTCTACGATCTGTCGGCTCAGTGCTCATTGCACTTCCTGCAGCAGCACTTATTAATAGAGTTCATATTCGTTATGTGGTGATCGGCGGCGCACTTTTTTCTGCAGTGGGATTTTTTCTCCAATCGATCATCACAACAAAATCAGGTTTGATCCTGGCAGGATTTTATACAGGGATGACTACAACATTCTACATGGTTGCATCAGCGCCGTTCTTTATGAGAAACAGCACAGAACGCGAGCGTGTCTATCTTTTCAGTATAAACTCCGCACTCGGAATGGGAGCCGGTATTTTCGGCTCAATACTTGGCGGAGTTGTAAAAACCGTTTTCTATTCATTTACTCATTCCGAAGTGATTTCGTACCGCTTTGCCCTTATTTCAGCAGTTATCATTGCATTGCTCGGTGTAATCCCATATCTGCGGCTCAGAGAAAAACCAATCCCAAAGCGGGAGCACACTGGTTGGAAATATTTCAGGCGAATGATGAAAGACACGAATTGGAATGTAATTTTCAAACTGGCTTTACCCGGTTTTATTGTGGGCATGGGCGCAGGCCTGACAATTCCCTTTATCAATCTCTATTTCCGAGATGTCTTTCATCTTAAAGCAAATATGATCGGGATAATCTTTGCAATGGGACAGGGTGCTGTGCTTCTTGGTATGCTCACAAGTCCTGTCATTGCATCCAGAATAGGAAAGGTCAGGGCAATTCTTATCACTCAGTTGATCTCGATCCCATTTATGCTGATACTCGGTTATGTTCGCTTCATACCGATAGTTATACTCGCATTTCTGATCCGTGGTGCAATGATGAACATGAGTATTCCGATCTCAAGCACCTTTTCCATGGAAAAAGTTACGGATAAGGAACATGCGATCACAAACAGCATTCTTATGCTGAGCTGGACAAGTTCCTGGGCAATAAGTGCGCTCATCGGTGGTCATATCATTGAAAAATTTGGATTTACCCTCTGTTTTGCTTTGACCAGCGGATTGTACTTGCTTTCAACAGTTTTTTACTATCTCTTTTTCAGGAAGGATATGACCGGAAAAGTAAGAATCATATAA
- a CDS encoding methionyl-tRNA formyltransferase, with amino-acid sequence MRQIEKIVFMGTPEFAVPALIQLIATNRKPHLVITQPDRKKGRGQKVTFTPVKKIALENNIEVFQPDSVNISSSLEKIKTLNPDLIVTTAYGKILRGRILSIPQYGCINLHPSLLPRYRGPSPINWSLFNGDQVTGSTVFYMNNHMDAGEIILQSRIAIQYNDTYTSLSEKLSEKGAKDLIEAISLIEQGNDSPAPQNDRNATYSRLITREMCKIKWHNTADQINNQIRGLAERPGAFSYLKGKEIKILHAVPTIQEHSSVGKVVGIEKFEGFYVSTGYRLLLVKEVKPQGKKVMTAYNYSLGANIIDETFTDTP; translated from the coding sequence GTGAGACAGATTGAAAAAATTGTCTTTATGGGAACGCCGGAATTTGCCGTTCCTGCACTCATTCAACTTATTGCAACTAACAGAAAACCACACTTAGTCATAACACAACCGGACAGGAAAAAGGGAAGAGGTCAAAAGGTAACCTTCACACCAGTTAAAAAAATAGCGCTTGAGAATAACATCGAAGTGTTCCAACCGGATTCAGTAAATATTTCCTCATCCCTTGAAAAGATCAAAACTCTTAATCCTGATCTAATTGTTACAACAGCTTATGGTAAGATATTAAGGGGAAGGATATTGAGTATACCACAATATGGATGTATTAACCTTCATCCGTCACTTTTGCCGAGATATCGAGGTCCGTCTCCAATCAATTGGTCGCTCTTCAATGGAGATCAGGTTACCGGCTCAACAGTCTTTTATATGAACAACCATATGGATGCCGGTGAAATTATTCTTCAAAGCAGAATTGCTATTCAATACAATGACACCTATACCTCCCTTTCAGAAAAATTGAGTGAAAAGGGCGCAAAAGACCTCATAGAAGCGATTTCTCTTATTGAGCAGGGAAATGATTCGCCTGCCCCTCAAAACGATCGCAATGCAACCTATTCTCGACTTATTACACGAGAAATGTGCAAAATAAAATGGCATAACACTGCTGATCAAATCAACAACCAGATTCGCGGACTTGCTGAAAGACCCGGTGCTTTTAGTTATCTCAAGGGTAAAGAGATCAAAATTCTACATGCTGTGCCGACTATCCAGGAACATTCCTCAGTAGGAAAGGTAGTTGGTATAGAAAAATTCGAAGGATTTTACGTCTCAACAGGTTATAGACTCCTCCTGGTGAAAGAAGTAAAACCGCAAGGCAAGAAAGTAATGACCGCATATAACTATTCACTCGGTGCGAACATTATCGATGAAACATTCACAGACACTCCCTAA
- a CDS encoding RtcB family protein, whose amino-acid sequence MQFNNNQVNKISDAIWEIPQTGDMKVPARFYATEKMLSQIFTDNALSQLINVAHLPGIQKYAMAMPDIHYGYGFPIGGVAAFDLDDGVISPGGVGYDINCGVRFCRTNLTYQEVKDLIPKIVEGFYRYVPSGVGSSGAIKKLNLNEETEVMHKGAKWAIEQGYGSDSDLEHIENYGCMEQANPDTISDRAHQRGLDQVGTLGSGNHFLEVGIIDKIYDQQLAETLQLRVDQVIIMVHSGSRGFGYQVCDDFLHKMVRDMSSLPYTIPDRQLACAPFNSKLGQEYYQAMCCAANYAWANRQVLMSLAKKALVKTLSISESSLGYELIYDVCHNIAKIETHNVNGTDKKLCVHRKGATRAFGPGRKELSEEYREIGQPVIIPGDMGTHSYLLIGTDKAMSECFGSCCHGAGRVMSRSKAKRTYSFNQIKDELQKQGIVVYSVQKNTLIEESSHTYKNVSDVVEAVELAGLAKQIVRTKPLGVLKG is encoded by the coding sequence ATGCAATTCAATAATAATCAAGTAAACAAAATTTCAGATGCGATCTGGGAAATACCCCAAACTGGAGATATGAAGGTTCCTGCACGGTTCTATGCAACTGAAAAGATGCTTTCTCAGATTTTCACGGATAATGCTCTTTCTCAACTCATTAATGTTGCACATCTTCCTGGAATTCAGAAATATGCTATGGCAATGCCGGATATCCACTATGGTTATGGTTTTCCTATCGGCGGTGTGGCAGCATTTGATTTAGACGACGGTGTTATTTCACCTGGTGGTGTCGGTTATGATATAAACTGCGGAGTAAGATTCTGCAGAACCAATCTTACCTATCAGGAGGTCAAAGATCTCATTCCAAAAATTGTTGAAGGATTTTATCGATATGTACCAAGTGGAGTCGGATCCAGCGGTGCAATTAAAAAACTCAATCTTAACGAGGAAACAGAGGTCATGCACAAAGGTGCAAAATGGGCAATTGAGCAGGGATACGGAAGCGATTCTGACCTCGAACATATCGAGAATTATGGATGTATGGAACAGGCAAACCCTGATACAATAAGTGATAGAGCTCATCAACGGGGTCTCGACCAGGTCGGTACTTTAGGATCGGGAAATCATTTTCTTGAGGTTGGCATCATCGATAAAATATATGACCAGCAACTTGCAGAAACATTGCAATTGAGAGTGGATCAGGTTATCATTATGGTTCATAGCGGATCACGCGGTTTTGGTTACCAGGTGTGTGATGATTTTCTTCATAAAATGGTCAGAGATATGTCTTCTCTACCCTATACAATTCCCGATAGACAGCTAGCATGTGCACCTTTCAATTCAAAACTTGGTCAAGAATATTATCAGGCAATGTGCTGTGCTGCCAACTATGCATGGGCAAATCGCCAGGTTCTCATGAGTCTGGCAAAGAAAGCGCTTGTCAAAACACTCTCGATCTCTGAATCCTCACTTGGTTATGAACTCATTTATGATGTATGCCATAACATCGCTAAGATAGAAACTCACAATGTTAACGGAACAGACAAGAAGTTATGTGTACACAGAAAAGGAGCAACCCGCGCATTCGGTCCTGGAAGAAAGGAGCTATCAGAAGAATATCGAGAGATAGGGCAACCGGTCATCATACCGGGTGATATGGGTACTCACTCTTACCTTTTAATAGGAACCGACAAAGCAATGAGCGAGTGTTTTGGTTCATGCTGCCATGGTGCAGGCAGAGTTATGAGCCGCAGTAAAGCAAAAAGAACATATTCCTTTAATCAGATAAAAGATGAGCTGCAAAAGCAGGGAATCGTAGTCTATTCTGTTCAAAAAAATACACTGATCGAAGAATCTTCTCATACATACAAAAACGTTTCGGATGTCGTCGAAGCAGTTGAGTTAGCAGGACTCGCAAAACAAATTGTCCGAACGAAACCTCTTGGTGTTCTCAAAGGATAA
- the def gene encoding peptide deformylase: protein MIQKIRLFGDEVLRKVAEPLSPDDPKAQQVVQDLIDTLNVNEEFALAAPQVGHSFRIFVINPIWIEDEQKRKPMIFINPEFVEFSGEQFMPEGCLSIPEIFEKVKRAQHIVLRAQDLSGKWSTYKGQDLFARAAQHENDHLDGVLFIDKISPIRRKLLYGKLKKLASTTKNGVNVG, encoded by the coding sequence ATGATACAAAAAATACGTTTGTTCGGGGATGAGGTTCTGCGTAAAGTTGCGGAACCTCTCTCTCCTGATGATCCAAAAGCCCAGCAGGTTGTACAAGATCTGATAGATACGCTGAATGTAAACGAGGAGTTCGCACTTGCAGCTCCGCAAGTTGGACATTCGTTCAGGATCTTTGTTATCAATCCAATCTGGATCGAGGATGAACAAAAACGTAAACCAATGATATTCATCAATCCTGAATTCGTGGAATTTTCAGGAGAACAATTCATGCCAGAAGGATGCCTCAGTATTCCTGAAATCTTTGAGAAGGTCAAACGTGCACAGCATATTGTTCTAAGAGCTCAAGACCTTTCAGGGAAATGGAGTACCTATAAAGGTCAGGATCTCTTTGCACGCGCAGCACAGCACGAGAATGATCATCTTGATGGTGTACTCTTTATCGATAAAATTTCTCCAATACGGAGGAAACTCCTCTATGGCAAACTCAAGAAATTAGCTTCAACAACAAAAAACGGGGTCAATGTTGGGTGA
- the yajC gene encoding preprotein translocase subunit YajC — translation MFTSLLYAQEAAGDATQQTAQGGGIMGFLPIIIMFVILYFLLIRPQQKKQKEVVKMRDELQKNEKVITNGGIIGTIYSIKGDVVVLKVDDNVKIEVTKNAIATKVTNQ, via the coding sequence ATGTTCACATCTTTATTATATGCACAGGAAGCTGCTGGTGATGCAACTCAACAAACAGCACAAGGTGGCGGCATCATGGGATTCTTACCCATTATTATCATGTTCGTCATTCTCTACTTCCTGCTTATCAGACCGCAACAGAAAAAGCAAAAAGAAGTTGTTAAGATGCGTGATGAACTTCAGAAGAATGAGAAAGTTATCACTAACGGCGGAATCATTGGAACGATATACAGTATCAAAGGTGATGTCGTTGTGCTTAAAGTTGATGACAACGTAAAGATCGAAGTAACGAAAAACGCAATTGCAACAAAAGTCACAAATCAGTAA
- a CDS encoding archease — translation MKYTIIDHTADFAVEFYGKTIPELFENSAVSLSEIIFEKPVINQQIGALDLSFSTDSIEINYIDFLREILYHINQNYFHFYECHAQLISDTALTIKCSYVQMTKNDIIHEIKAVTYHECGIKDKIKNKQKIYYAKVTFDI, via the coding sequence ATGAAATACACGATCATTGACCATACTGCTGATTTTGCAGTCGAATTTTATGGTAAAACCATTCCTGAATTGTTTGAGAATAGTGCAGTTTCACTCTCAGAAATAATATTTGAAAAACCTGTTATAAACCAACAGATAGGAGCACTCGACCTTTCCTTTTCAACAGATAGCATTGAGATAAACTATATCGATTTCCTGAGAGAAATTCTCTATCATATCAATCAGAATTATTTTCATTTTTATGAATGCCATGCCCAGCTTATTTCGGATACAGCTCTTACAATCAAGTGTTCCTATGTTCAGATGACAAAGAATGATATCATACATGAGATTAAGGCGGTGACATATCATGAATGCGGTATCAAAGATAAGATCAAAAATAAACAAAAAATCTATTATGCCAAAGTTACATTTGATATCTGA
- a CDS encoding DUF116 domain-containing protein → MKHSQTLPKPVGKSLFLWLSTISLILLMVAVTALWYFISPRLHEFNEAFPFILLSGLRIFFLLLVIGSILVILTAIFERNFIIAKFAVHMFVRVMYPVCVFFGSLIGISEERIGESFVRVNDTFILSLRKKFNPQDTLVLLPHCLQDTSCLVRITIDPSNCKRCMKCDIGKVLELCDEFGVTVAIATGGTLARRIIIDNKPRVIIAVACYRDLVSGIRDAYPIMTLGVLNLRPNGPCINTHVSLEKLEKALTSVVNKPIIKEA, encoded by the coding sequence ATGAAACATTCACAGACACTCCCTAAACCAGTCGGCAAATCGCTGTTTCTCTGGCTCTCAACCATCAGTCTCATACTCCTCATGGTCGCTGTCACAGCATTGTGGTATTTTATTTCTCCACGGCTTCACGAGTTCAACGAAGCATTTCCGTTCATTTTACTCAGCGGCTTACGCATATTCTTCTTGCTACTCGTTATCGGTTCGATACTTGTAATACTGACAGCAATTTTTGAGAGAAATTTCATCATTGCCAAATTTGCAGTACATATGTTTGTACGGGTCATGTATCCGGTTTGTGTTTTTTTTGGTTCACTCATCGGTATATCTGAAGAGCGGATAGGGGAATCCTTTGTTCGAGTGAACGATACATTCATTCTATCTTTGAGAAAGAAGTTCAATCCACAGGATACGCTTGTTCTTTTACCACATTGCCTGCAGGACACTTCTTGTTTAGTACGGATCACTATCGATCCATCAAACTGTAAAAGATGCATGAAATGCGATATCGGTAAAGTGCTTGAGCTTTGTGATGAGTTTGGCGTTACTGTTGCCATTGCAACCGGTGGAACTCTCGCTCGCAGGATCATCATCGATAACAAACCGAGGGTGATCATTGCAGTGGCATGTTACAGAGACCTTGTTTCTGGCATTCGAGACGCATATCCGATCATGACACTTGGAGTACTGAATCTTCGCCCGAATGGACCATGTATAAATACGCATGTAAGCCTGGAAAAACTCGAAAAGGCACTAACCTCAGTAGTGAACAAACCAATCATAAAAGAAGCATAA
- a CDS encoding elongation factor G — MKKYSMDSIRNYALVGASGSGKTSIAEAMFFNAGVINRLGRVDDGNTLMDYDPDEVSKKMSINLALGNLEWKKNKHNILDTPGYSDFKGDMITAFRAVDTTLITISAVAGIEVMTDQAMKYADEVKNSKAIIINKLDREHAKFSEIIDELSSFSDQIVVPVLIPIGIEESFKGVINTINKKAYAQGKEIEVPADLADEVEEWHEKVIEAAAESDDKLMEKFFEEGALSAEEISNGLKNSIIQGTAIPVFACSASENIGIQEILNLINMFFPSPKDITEIPIKKNDEAKILDLSTYKKKLGYVVKSVTEANFGEIALVRMYSGILKTGDEVELPDKGAKDKIGQVYTVCGKKREEVDEISEGDIGGLVKLRNTKTSYTITEKGENIIVKPLQYPQPVYWKAIRAESQSDEDKIGPALTKITDEDPTLKTEINLETNQNILSGQGEIQIGLVQKRLKDKYNVEANLTDPKIPYKETVTGKSDVKYRHKKQSGGHGQYGEVYIRISPTDLGAGFEFVDAIVGGVIPSKYIPAVEKGLVETMKEGILAKYPVVDIRVELYYGSYHDVDSSEMAFKIAASHALKDGFMQANPILLEPIHKVQIVVPTEYMGDVMGDVSSRRGKILGMSQEDNKQILNAEIPLSELYSYYTSLKSITQGRGYFTQQFAYYQKLPNDQAQKVIQESKQEDE; from the coding sequence ATGAAGAAATACTCAATGGATAGTATTCGAAATTATGCTCTTGTCGGTGCCAGTGGATCAGGTAAAACTTCCATTGCTGAAGCGATGTTTTTCAACGCAGGAGTGATAAATCGACTTGGACGTGTTGATGACGGAAATACACTTATGGATTATGATCCTGATGAAGTTTCCAAAAAAATGTCTATCAACCTTGCATTAGGCAACTTAGAGTGGAAAAAAAACAAACATAATATACTCGACACACCGGGATATAGCGACTTTAAAGGTGATATGATCACAGCTTTTCGTGCGGTTGACACTACTCTTATTACGATCAGTGCTGTTGCAGGAATAGAAGTGATGACCGATCAGGCAATGAAATATGCAGATGAAGTTAAAAACAGTAAAGCAATTATAATAAATAAACTCGATAGGGAACATGCTAAGTTTTCAGAGATAATCGATGAGTTGAGCAGCTTTTCCGACCAGATCGTGGTACCTGTTCTCATTCCAATCGGCATTGAAGAAAGCTTCAAAGGTGTGATCAATACGATCAATAAAAAAGCATATGCCCAGGGAAAAGAGATCGAAGTCCCGGCAGACCTTGCCGACGAAGTTGAAGAATGGCATGAAAAGGTCATTGAAGCAGCTGCAGAATCCGATGATAAACTTATGGAGAAATTCTTTGAAGAAGGCGCCCTCTCTGCAGAAGAGATAAGTAATGGACTGAAAAACTCCATTATTCAAGGAACAGCAATCCCTGTTTTTGCATGCTCTGCATCAGAAAATATCGGTATCCAGGAAATTCTCAATCTCATTAATATGTTCTTCCCCTCACCCAAGGATATTACCGAGATACCCATCAAGAAGAATGATGAAGCCAAAATACTCGACCTTTCCACTTACAAGAAAAAACTCGGATATGTCGTTAAATCTGTCACAGAAGCTAACTTTGGTGAGATCGCACTCGTAAGAATGTACTCCGGCATTCTCAAAACAGGCGATGAAGTCGAACTTCCAGATAAAGGTGCAAAGGATAAGATCGGACAGGTCTATACAGTTTGTGGCAAAAAACGCGAAGAAGTAGATGAAATTTCCGAAGGTGATATTGGCGGATTGGTCAAATTGAGGAATACCAAAACATCATACACAATTACTGAAAAAGGTGAAAACATTATCGTTAAACCTCTTCAGTACCCTCAACCGGTTTATTGGAAGGCAATCCGCGCAGAAAGTCAATCCGATGAAGATAAGATCGGACCTGCTCTTACAAAAATAACTGATGAAGACCCGACACTTAAAACAGAGATCAATCTTGAAACCAATCAGAACATTCTTTCAGGTCAGGGCGAGATCCAGATCGGGCTTGTGCAGAAGCGTTTGAAAGACAAATATAATGTCGAAGCAAATCTGACCGATCCGAAAATACCTTATAAAGAAACGGTTACCGGTAAATCAGACGTGAAATACCGTCATAAAAAACAGAGTGGTGGACACGGACAGTATGGTGAAGTCTACATTAGGATATCACCAACCGATCTCGGTGCAGGTTTTGAATTCGTCGATGCAATCGTTGGTGGTGTGATTCCCAGCAAGTACATCCCTGCCGTTGAAAAAGGTCTTGTCGAAACCATGAAAGAAGGTATTCTTGCAAAATATCCTGTCGTAGATATTCGCGTAGAGCTTTATTACGGCTCCTATCATGATGTTGATTCCTCGGAAATGGCATTCAAGATTGCTGCCTCCCATGCGTTGAAAGACGGCTTTATGCAAGCAAATCCTATTCTTCTTGAGCCCATCCATAAAGTTCAAATCGTTGTTCCCACAGAATACATGGGAGACGTGATGGGTGATGTCAGCAGTAGAAGAGGTAAAATCCTCGGTATGTCACAAGAAGATAATAAACAAATTCTCAATGCTGAAATTCCTCTTTCAGAACTGTACTCATACTATACTTCTTTGAAATCGATAACTCAAGGACGCGGATACTTCACGCAGCAGTTTGCGTATTATCAAAAGCTTCCAAATGATCAAGCTCAAAAAGTTATCCAAGAAAGCAAACAAGAAGACGAATAA
- a CDS encoding gliding motility-associated C-terminal domain-containing protein codes for MNEEIFPINCKDYVSIQGEDKDLTILDGSNEWFVLYSYEDNDYSIKDITLQNGFNGIAGGGIGINYAYNILLKNINLYCNTANKGGGLYIFESQGVFKNLQVRKNSSDGGGGIKISLNSNPVFINCIIDSNYTISPDWGFAGGVSCTVECNPVFINTAITNNESDETSGLSASGGAGDYCDPILINCTICDNSENPYGTIYQGDGSHISLINCILRNYSDDEVVFSTNPPAKKITLSYSNIKGSIDAINTNNNGSIIWGDGNIDEDPLFVGGDPYIYELTKYSPCIDAGTLDTTGLNLPATDLASNPRIFNGRIDIGAYECQDTVSIDQPDTTFINNLYLFQNMPNPFTNKTEILFITADYERVEDYTLSIYNTKGQLVHRFYGRKNDFWVKTKILWDGTDEYGKQVAPGTYLYKLEYSGNAIVRKMVRLR; via the coding sequence ATGAATGAGGAGATATTCCCGATAAATTGTAAAGATTATGTTTCTATTCAAGGGGAGGATAAGGATTTAACTATTCTTGATGGGAGTAATGAATGGTTTGTACTATATTCCTATGAAGACAATGATTATTCTATAAAAGATATTACATTACAAAATGGTTTTAATGGAATCGCAGGGGGAGGGATAGGTATTAATTATGCTTATAATATTTTGTTAAAAAATATAAATTTATACTGTAATACCGCTAATAAAGGAGGAGGATTATATATATTTGAATCGCAAGGTGTATTTAAGAATTTACAAGTACGAAAAAATTCATCAGATGGTGGTGGTGGAATAAAGATATCATTGAATTCAAATCCAGTATTCATTAATTGTATTATTGATAGTAATTATACTATCTCACCAGACTGGGGATTTGCAGGAGGAGTAAGTTGCACAGTTGAGTGTAACCCAGTATTTATTAACACGGCAATAACAAATAATGAATCAGATGAAACAAGTGGATTAAGTGCTTCTGGTGGTGCTGGGGATTACTGCGATCCGATTCTAATAAATTGTACTATTTGCGATAATTCAGAAAATCCATACGGAACTATTTATCAGGGAGATGGATCTCATATTAGTTTAATAAATTGCATATTAAGGAATTATTCAGATGATGAGGTTGTATTTTCAACCAATCCACCAGCAAAGAAGATCACTTTATCGTACTCAAATATTAAAGGTAGTATTGATGCTATAAACACGAATAACAATGGTAGCATTATCTGGGGAGACGGCAACATAGACGAAGACCCCTTGTTTGTTGGAGGTGATCCTTACATTTACGAGTTAACGAAATATTCCCCCTGCATCGATGCTGGTACACTGGATACGACTGGTCTCAATCTTCCCGCAACAGATTTAGCCAGTAATCCGAGAATATTCAACGGAAGAATAGATATCGGCGCATACGAATGTCAGGACACGGTAAGTATTGACCAGCCGGATACAACATTTATTAACAACCTGTATCTTTTCCAGAATATGCCTAATCCTTTCACCAACAAAACAGAAATATTATTCATTACTGCGGATTATGAAAGAGTAGAGGATTATACACTTTCCATATACAACACCAAAGGGCAGCTTGTGCACAGGTTTTATGGAAGAAAGAATGATTTTTGGGTCAAGACAAAGATCTTGTGGGACGGAACAGACGAGTATGGAAAACAGGTTGCGCCCGGTACGTATCTGTATAAATTAGAGTATAGTGGGAATGCTATAGTAAGAAAAATGGTTCGTCTTCGTTGA